A single window of Jiangella alkaliphila DNA harbors:
- the pth gene encoding aminoacyl-tRNA hydrolase: MSDAWLVVGLGNPGPTYAGTRHNAGAMVVDLLAERAGSPLKSQRKLRADVAEVRLGGVPGSRAVLAKPHTYMNESGGPVALLTEFYKIEPDRLLVMHDELDLPFGTIRLKVGGGDNGHNGLRSVRARIGTGDYGRLRFGIGRPPGRMDPAAFVLKPFSTVEKRDLELEVDRAADAAEAVVVDGLVYAQNHYNG, encoded by the coding sequence ATGTCCGATGCGTGGTTGGTGGTCGGGCTGGGCAACCCCGGCCCCACGTATGCCGGCACCCGGCACAACGCCGGCGCCATGGTCGTCGACCTGCTCGCCGAGCGGGCCGGCTCGCCGCTCAAGTCCCAGCGCAAGCTCCGGGCCGACGTCGCCGAGGTCCGCCTCGGCGGCGTGCCCGGGTCGCGCGCCGTGCTGGCCAAGCCGCACACGTACATGAACGAGTCCGGCGGGCCGGTCGCGCTGCTGACAGAGTTCTACAAGATCGAGCCCGATCGTCTGCTGGTGATGCACGACGAGCTCGACCTGCCGTTCGGCACCATCCGGCTGAAGGTCGGCGGGGGTGACAACGGTCACAACGGGCTGCGGTCCGTGCGCGCCCGCATCGGCACTGGCGACTACGGCCGGCTGCGGTTCGGCATCGGACGCCCGCCCGGGCGCATGGACCCGGCGGCGTTCGTGCTGAAGCCCTTCTCCACAGTTGAGAAGCGCGACCTCGAGCTCGAGGTCGACCGCGCCGCCGACGCCGCCGAGGCGGTCGTGGTCGACGGTCTCGTCTACGCCCAGAATCATTACAACGGGTGA
- a CDS encoding exopolysaccharide biosynthesis polyprenyl glycosylphosphotransferase — protein MATVGLSSAGARTQVGRQSPELHSGGGGAHSQPVSRPFRFRRITAAGDLLIAAAAVALTVALRPAVDVALAVSAMAVGWPLVLTARTGRADRLFGAKSTYRDVLQALAVVVAVVAVAAAALSIPLLGRSFLAAVAVLAGGSIAVRLAVRYRLRRLRMRGRATRRTLLVGPAAAVTASLERFSRDGERPLAVVAACIEDDGTAPPAAVPVVGTFGGAAPGHDDAVRNEELVHAVRQAAQRVRARTVCIAPGSEFTGDRLRALSWMLGDLGIDLVTDLGLSDVASHRMGLGSMGSSVLVHVKQARPTGWRRAAKLATDRVLAGLILFALLPLLLTIGLGVRLTDRGPAIYRQVRVGRDGLFFTMFKFRTMYVDADLRRAELLDAADGDGPMFKMREDPRITRIGRVLRKYSLDELPQLINVLRGEMSLVGPRPALPEEVATYDGTARRRLAAIPGMTGLWQVSGRSNLSWGETVRLDLRYVDNWSYAEDLQLLGRTARAVVRSTGAY, from the coding sequence ATGGCTACGGTCGGTTTGTCGTCGGCTGGTGCGCGCACGCAGGTGGGAAGGCAGTCTCCGGAATTACATTCCGGTGGCGGCGGTGCGCATTCTCAGCCCGTCAGTCGTCCTTTTCGTTTTCGACGTATCACGGCCGCCGGCGATCTGCTGATCGCCGCCGCGGCGGTGGCGCTGACGGTGGCGCTCAGACCCGCCGTCGACGTCGCGCTGGCCGTCAGCGCCATGGCGGTCGGGTGGCCGCTGGTACTGACCGCCAGAACCGGCCGGGCGGACCGCCTGTTCGGCGCGAAGAGCACCTACCGCGACGTGCTGCAGGCGCTGGCCGTGGTCGTCGCGGTCGTGGCGGTGGCCGCAGCGGCGCTGTCGATCCCGCTGCTCGGCCGGTCGTTCCTCGCGGCGGTGGCCGTCCTGGCCGGCGGGTCGATCGCAGTACGGCTCGCCGTGCGCTACCGCTTGCGGCGGCTGCGCATGCGCGGCCGGGCCACGCGGCGCACCCTGCTGGTGGGACCGGCCGCCGCCGTGACCGCCAGCCTCGAGCGCTTCTCGCGCGACGGTGAACGTCCGCTGGCCGTCGTCGCGGCCTGCATCGAGGACGACGGCACGGCACCGCCCGCGGCGGTCCCGGTCGTCGGCACGTTCGGGGGCGCCGCGCCGGGGCACGACGACGCGGTGCGCAACGAGGAGCTCGTCCACGCGGTACGGCAGGCGGCGCAGCGCGTCCGCGCCCGCACCGTCTGCATCGCGCCCGGTTCGGAGTTCACCGGTGACCGGCTGCGGGCGTTGAGCTGGATGCTGGGCGACCTCGGCATCGACCTCGTCACCGACCTCGGGCTGTCCGACGTCGCATCGCACCGCATGGGCCTGGGCAGCATGGGGTCCAGCGTGCTGGTGCACGTCAAGCAGGCGCGTCCGACGGGGTGGCGGCGGGCGGCGAAGCTCGCCACCGACCGGGTGCTGGCCGGGCTGATCCTGTTCGCGCTGCTGCCACTGCTGCTGACCATCGGCCTCGGGGTGCGGCTCACCGACCGCGGTCCGGCCATCTACCGGCAGGTGCGGGTCGGCCGCGACGGCCTGTTCTTCACCATGTTCAAGTTCCGGACGATGTACGTCGACGCCGACCTGCGCCGGGCCGAGTTGCTGGACGCCGCCGACGGCGACGGGCCGATGTTCAAGATGCGCGAGGATCCGCGCATCACCCGCATCGGCCGGGTCCTGCGCAAGTACTCCCTCGACGAGCTGCCGCAGCTGATCAACGTGCTGCGCGGCGAGATGTCGCTGGTCGGTCCGCGTCCGGCGCTGCCCGAAGAGGTGGCGACGTACGATGGCACCGCGCGGCGGCGGCTGGCCGCGATCCCCGGCATGACCGGGCTGTGGCAGGTGAGCGGCCGGTCGAACCTGTCATGGGGTGAGACGGTGCGGCTGGACCTGCGCTACGTCGACAATTGGTCCTACGCTGAAGACCTGCAGCTCCTGGGCCGCACAGCGCGCGCGGTGGTGCGCAGCACCGGCGCGTATTGA
- the rfbD gene encoding dTDP-4-dehydrorhamnose reductase: MATWLVTGADGMLGRDLVIMLRAVRERVIPVTRAVLDLTDEHAVEAAASTVARIGARGGAIVVNLDGWLDVDAAEVDEAGARAVNTVGTANLAHACARAEMRLIHVSTSYVFDGDAAEPYAEDAPVRPATVFGQTMAEGERAVLETLPEAGIVLRTGWLYGEFGRNFVKTITARAAEQEFCEVIDDQWGQPTWAMDVADRIVDLGRASGVSGVLHAVNSGSTTWYGLARAVFAELGLDEERVRPVSAGQLPRIVARPAHPVLSQERWTQFGLAPLRPWREALAEAAPSVLGVE; the protein is encoded by the coding sequence GTGGCGACGTGGCTGGTCACCGGCGCCGACGGCATGCTCGGCAGAGATCTGGTGATCATGCTGCGAGCGGTGCGCGAACGGGTCATCCCCGTCACCCGGGCCGTGCTCGATCTCACCGATGAGCACGCCGTCGAGGCCGCGGCGTCGACCGTCGCCCGCATCGGCGCCCGTGGCGGTGCGATCGTCGTGAACCTCGACGGCTGGCTCGACGTCGACGCGGCCGAGGTGGACGAGGCCGGCGCCCGGGCCGTCAACACCGTCGGAACCGCGAACCTCGCCCACGCCTGCGCCCGCGCGGAAATGCGGCTGATCCACGTCTCCACCAGCTACGTGTTCGACGGCGACGCCGCGGAGCCGTACGCCGAGGACGCACCGGTCCGCCCGGCCACCGTGTTCGGGCAGACCATGGCCGAGGGCGAGCGGGCGGTGCTCGAGACGCTGCCCGAGGCCGGCATCGTGCTGCGCACCGGCTGGCTCTACGGCGAGTTCGGTCGCAACTTCGTCAAGACGATCACGGCCCGGGCCGCCGAGCAGGAGTTCTGCGAGGTCATCGACGACCAGTGGGGACAGCCGACGTGGGCGATGGACGTCGCCGACCGCATCGTCGACCTCGGCCGGGCGTCCGGTGTGTCCGGTGTCCTGCACGCGGTGAACTCCGGCTCCACCACCTGGTACGGCCTGGCCCGCGCGGTCTTCGCCGAGCTGGGGCTGGACGAGGAGCGGGTGCGGCCGGTCTCGGCCGGCCAGCTGCCGCGGATCGTCGCGCGGCCTGCGCACCCGGTGCTGTCGCAGGAACGGTGGACGCAGTTCGGGCTCGCGCCCTTGCGGCCGTGGCGGGAGGCCCTGGCGGAGGCGGCGCCCAGCGTCCTGGGCGTCGAGTGA
- a CDS encoding nuclear transport factor 2 family protein, producing MPAAGVRRVADQYVTLMRAGRLDALDALMAPDVVRVAPLETGGDPVERRGTAQIVANADRLLADVEINAVDVDPPLLDDDRFAVRFRFDQTHTPTGARSSTTKLSLYTVTDGLISREEVFYYDAPQAVST from the coding sequence CTGCCCGCGGCCGGCGTTCGGCGGGTCGCCGACCAGTACGTCACGCTGATGCGGGCGGGCCGGCTGGACGCACTGGATGCCCTGATGGCGCCCGACGTCGTGCGAGTCGCGCCGCTGGAGACCGGTGGCGACCCGGTCGAGCGGCGCGGGACGGCGCAGATCGTCGCCAACGCCGACCGGCTGCTCGCCGACGTCGAGATCAACGCCGTCGACGTCGACCCGCCGCTCCTGGACGACGACCGGTTCGCCGTCCGCTTCCGGTTCGACCAGACGCACACCCCGACCGGCGCCCGCTCCAGCACCACCAAGCTGTCGCTCTACACCGTCACCGATGGGCTGATCAGCCGCGAGGAGGTGTTCTACTACGACGCCCCGCAGGCGGTGTCCACCTGA
- a CDS encoding 3'(2'),5'-bisphosphate nucleotidase CysQ, with amino-acid sequence MASTDAILAARLATEAGALLLALRRDHDPVTGTQALRDAGDRAAQRLLAAALAEHRPGDAVLSEEAPDTDARLDARRVWIIDPLDGTREFGDGRDDWAVHVALWEDGELTAGAVALPGLGTTLTSDPAAVVPGRAPAARPRVAVSRSRPPAAAQRAARVLGAELLPMGSAGVKVGAVVRGEADAYVHSGGQFEWDSAAPVAVARAAGLHASRLDGSPLVYNRADPYLPDLLVARPELADALLAAVAEPARSA; translated from the coding sequence GTGGCATCCACCGACGCGATCCTGGCCGCCCGCCTCGCCACCGAGGCGGGCGCGCTGCTGCTCGCGCTGCGCCGCGACCACGATCCGGTGACGGGCACTCAGGCGCTGCGCGATGCGGGGGATCGCGCAGCCCAACGACTTCTGGCCGCCGCGCTGGCCGAGCATCGCCCCGGCGACGCCGTCCTCAGCGAGGAGGCACCCGACACCGACGCGCGGCTCGACGCGCGGCGGGTGTGGATCATCGACCCCCTCGACGGCACCCGCGAGTTCGGCGACGGCCGCGACGACTGGGCCGTGCACGTCGCGCTGTGGGAGGACGGCGAGCTGACGGCGGGCGCCGTCGCGCTGCCCGGCCTCGGCACCACGCTGACCAGCGATCCCGCCGCCGTCGTGCCGGGCCGTGCCCCGGCCGCGCGGCCGCGCGTCGCCGTCAGCCGCAGTCGTCCGCCGGCCGCCGCACAGCGCGCTGCCCGCGTCCTGGGCGCCGAGCTGCTGCCCATGGGCTCGGCCGGCGTCAAGGTCGGCGCCGTCGTGCGCGGCGAGGCCGACGCGTACGTCCACTCCGGCGGCCAGTTCGAGTGGGACTCTGCCGCGCCGGTGGCCGTCGCCCGCGCCGCCGGGCTGCACGCCAGCCGGCTCGACGGGTCGCCGCTGGTGTACAACCGGGCCGACCCGTACCTCCCCGACCTGCTTGTCGCCCGCCCGGAGCTCGCCGACGCGCTCCTCGCGGCCGTCGCCGAACCCGCGAGGTCCGCATGA
- the cysD gene encoding sulfate adenylyltransferase subunit CysD, with the protein MTMHEYQLSQLDLLEAEAVHVFREVAAELERPVLLFSGGKDSIVMLRLAEKAFWPAPMPFPVMHVDTGHNFPEVLEFRDRRVAELGVNLVVASVPDAIERGLVAEEPNGSRNRIQTPVLLEAVEKHRFSALFGGARRDEEKARAKERVFSFRDDFGQWDPKNQRPELWNLYNGRIHLGESIRVFPLSNWTELDVWHYIQREQIAVPSIYYAHEREVFERDGMLFANNEFCRPREGETTFVATVRYRTVGDASLTAAVRSGAATVEQVIEEIAATRLTERGATRGDDRVSEAAMEDRKKEGYF; encoded by the coding sequence ATGACCATGCACGAGTACCAGCTCTCGCAGCTCGACCTGCTCGAGGCCGAGGCCGTGCACGTCTTCCGCGAGGTCGCCGCCGAGCTGGAGCGGCCGGTGCTGCTGTTCTCCGGCGGCAAGGACTCCATCGTCATGCTCCGGCTGGCCGAGAAGGCGTTCTGGCCGGCGCCGATGCCGTTCCCCGTCATGCACGTCGACACCGGGCACAACTTCCCCGAGGTGCTGGAGTTCCGCGACCGCCGCGTCGCCGAGCTGGGCGTCAACCTCGTCGTCGCGTCGGTGCCCGACGCCATCGAGCGGGGGCTGGTGGCCGAGGAGCCGAACGGCTCGCGCAACCGCATCCAGACGCCGGTGCTGCTCGAGGCGGTCGAGAAGCACCGGTTCAGCGCGCTGTTCGGCGGTGCCCGCCGCGACGAGGAGAAGGCCCGGGCCAAGGAGCGGGTGTTCTCCTTCCGCGACGACTTCGGCCAGTGGGACCCGAAGAACCAGCGCCCTGAGCTGTGGAACCTGTACAACGGCCGCATCCACCTGGGCGAGAGCATCCGGGTGTTCCCGCTGTCGAACTGGACCGAGCTGGACGTCTGGCACTACATCCAGCGCGAGCAGATCGCCGTCCCGTCCATCTACTACGCGCACGAGCGCGAGGTGTTCGAGCGCGACGGCATGCTGTTCGCGAACAACGAGTTCTGCCGCCCGCGCGAGGGCGAAACGACGTTCGTCGCGACGGTCCGCTACCGCACCGTCGGCGACGCGTCGCTGACCGCCGCGGTGCGCTCCGGCGCCGCCACCGTCGAGCAGGTGATCGAGGAGATCGCCGCCACCCGGCTCACCGAGCGCGGCGCCACCCGCGGGGACGACCGCGTCAGCGAGGCCGCGATGGAGGACCGGAAGAAGGAAGGCTACTTCTGA
- the cysN gene encoding sulfate adenylyltransferase subunit CysN yields the protein MDLLRFATAGSVDDGKSTLIGRLLFDSKAIFTDQLESVERTSQQRGDEYTDLSLLTDGLRAEREQGITIDVAYRYFATPRRKFIIADTPGHIQYTRNMVTGASTADLAIVLVDARKGMVEQSRRHAFLVSLLRVPHLVLAVNKMDLVDWSQEVFESIEREFSSFATKLEVPDLTVVPISALHGDNIVSRSPNMPWYEGPSLLHHLEHVHIASDRNLVDVRFPVQYVIRPQSLQRTDYRAYAGQVAGGVLKAGDEIMVLPSGFTTRIAAIETADGPVGEAFAPMSVTIRLEDEIDISRGDMICRPHNQPAVAQDIDAMVCWMAETPLAPGQKLAIKHTTRSARALVKELQYRLDVNSLHRDDSATQLGLNDIGRVRLRTTVPLLADEYRRNRQTGGFILIDEATNRTVGAGMITSAS from the coding sequence ATGGATCTGCTCAGGTTCGCCACCGCCGGCTCCGTCGACGACGGCAAGAGCACGCTGATCGGGCGGCTGCTGTTCGACTCGAAGGCGATCTTCACCGACCAGCTGGAGAGCGTCGAGCGCACCAGCCAGCAGCGCGGCGACGAGTACACCGACCTGTCGCTGCTGACCGACGGCCTGCGCGCCGAGCGCGAGCAGGGCATCACCATCGACGTGGCCTACCGCTACTTCGCGACGCCGCGGCGCAAGTTCATCATCGCCGACACCCCCGGGCACATCCAGTACACCCGCAACATGGTCACCGGCGCCTCGACCGCCGACCTCGCGATCGTGCTGGTCGACGCCCGCAAGGGGATGGTCGAGCAGAGCCGCCGGCACGCGTTCCTGGTGTCGCTGCTGCGGGTGCCGCACCTGGTGCTCGCGGTGAACAAGATGGACCTCGTCGACTGGTCGCAGGAGGTCTTCGAGTCCATCGAGCGTGAGTTCTCGTCGTTCGCGACCAAGCTCGAGGTGCCCGACCTCACCGTCGTCCCGATCTCCGCGCTGCACGGCGACAACATCGTCAGCCGGTCGCCGAACATGCCGTGGTACGAGGGGCCGTCGCTGCTGCACCACCTCGAGCACGTGCACATCGCCAGCGACCGCAACCTGGTCGACGTCCGGTTCCCGGTGCAGTACGTCATCCGGCCGCAGTCGCTGCAGCGCACCGACTACCGCGCCTACGCCGGCCAGGTGGCCGGCGGCGTGCTCAAGGCCGGCGACGAGATCATGGTGCTGCCGAGCGGGTTCACCACCCGCATCGCCGCCATCGAGACCGCCGACGGCCCGGTCGGCGAGGCGTTCGCGCCGATGTCGGTGACCATCCGGCTCGAGGACGAGATCGACATCTCCCGCGGCGACATGATCTGCCGCCCGCACAACCAGCCGGCGGTCGCCCAGGACATCGACGCCATGGTCTGCTGGATGGCCGAGACGCCGCTGGCGCCGGGCCAGAAGCTGGCGATCAAGCACACGACGCGGTCGGCGCGGGCGCTGGTCAAGGAGCTGCAGTACCGCCTCGACGTCAACTCCCTGCACCGCGACGACAGCGCCACGCAGCTCGGCCTCAACGACATCGGCCGGGTGCGGCTGCGCACCACCGTCCCGCTGCTCGCCGACGAGTACCGCCGCAACCGGCAGACCGGCGGATTCATCCTCATCGACGAGGCCACGAACCGCACGGTGGGCGCCGGCATGATCACCTCGGCGAGCTGA